One Delphinus delphis chromosome 16, mDelDel1.2, whole genome shotgun sequence genomic window carries:
- the ENO4 gene encoding enolase 4 isoform X1, with amino-acid sequence MGEEGGGRSCGTTRELQKLKQQAMEYYRENDVPRRLEELLNSTFYLQPADVYGHLANCFSKLAKPPTICKVVGKNVLDGLGLPTLQVEIFCTIQNFPKNICSVVISTHFDVHENALPELAEAEELERSDAVSTAVRWVNETITEELQGLAPSNQAEVDQVLRTFFESKVQEDKERKELEKSLEDSTVPTPSPLTPPLPPPPPAKKKGQKQGRKDTLAEKPIIPPEPVEPILCGSMAIGAVSLAVAKTSAVLGSNPLYLNIALLKHHQEQPAKLTIPLLMVSLVSCGKSSPGKLNLMKEVIGIPHPGLTAKQGVDMLLEIQKHINQAIEMSPPPKPETRKSQNGGKRGQQQITGKMSHLGCLTINYDTIEQPLLLIQGICANLGLEMGTNLHLAINCAAHELMDYSKGKYEVMMGTYKNAAEMVDLYVELINKFPSIIALIDPFRKEDSEQWDSTYNALGSKCYIIAGTASKSISKLLEDGNVGILRCSGLIVKHTNQTTMSDLVEMTNLIDSKKHIAVFGSAEGESSDDSLVDLAVGLGVRFIKLGGLSRGERVTKYNRLFTIEEELVQNGTLGFNEEHTFFYLNEEAEKAAMAGELPEPPEPIFATEVVEESAKT; translated from the exons ATGGGGGAAGAAGGCGGCGGCCGCAGCTGTGGGACCACTAGGGAGCTGCAGAAGCTGAAGCAGCAGGCGATGGAGTACTACCGGGAGAACGACGTTCCGCGCAGGCTGGAAGAGCTGCTCAACTCCACCTTCTACCTCCAGCCTGCCGATGTCTACGGGCACCTG gCAAACTGCTTTTCTAAACTTGCAAAGCCTCCCACCATATGCAAAGTCGTGGGGAAAAATGTGCTGGATGGACTGGGGCTTCCAACACTACAAGTGGAAATATTCTGCACCATTCAAAATTTTCCCAAG AATATATGTTCTGTGGTGATCTCAACTCACTTCGACGTCCATGAGAATGCTTTACCCGAGCTAGCTGAAGCAGAGGAATTAGAAAGGTCAGATGCCGTCAGCACTGCGGTGCGGTGGGTCAACGAAACCATCACCGAGGAGCTTCAGGGCTTAGCTCCTTCCAACCAGGCTGAGGTGGATCAGGTGCTCAG GACATTCTTTGAAAGTAAAGTACAAGAagataaggagagaaaagaattggaaaagagCCTGGAAGACTCCACAGTGCCTACACCTTCACCTCTAACACCACCACTgcctcctccacctccagccaaaaaaaaaggacaaaagcaaG ggaggaAGGATACTCTTGCAGAAAAACCAATTATACCCCCAGAACCTGTTGAACCCATACTCTGTGGCAGCATGGCCATAGGAGCTGTGTCACTGGCTGTTGCCAAAACCAGTGCCGTGCTGGGCAGTAATCCTCTATACTTAAATATTGCACTGCTGAAGCACCACCAG GAGCAGCCGGCAAAGCTAACTATACCTCTCCTGATGGTATCTCTGGTCAGCTGTGGGAAGTCATCACCTGGCAAGCTGAATTTAATGAAAGAAGTGATTGGTATACCCCATCCTGGACTAACAGCTAAACAA GGTGTGGACATGCTTCTGGAAATTCAGAAACACATTAACCAAGCAATTGAAATG TCCCCTCCTCCAAAACCAGAGACAAGAAAAAGTCAAAATGGAGGCAAAAGAGGTCAA CAGCAGATCACCGGCAAGATGTCCCATCTTGGCTGTTTAACCATTAATTATGACACCATAGAGCAGCCACTGCTCCTAATACAAGGAATCTGTGCGAACCTGGGGCTAGAAATGGGAACGAATCTCCACCTAGCCATCAACTGTGCTGCACATGAACTGATGGACTAT AGTAAAGGAAAGTATGAAGTGATGATGGGAACCTACAAAAATGCAGCTGAGATGGTTGACCTGTATGTGGAGCTGATCAACAAGTTCCCTTCAATTATTGCCTTAATTGATCCTTTCAGGAAGGAG GACTCTGAACAGTGGGACAGCACCTACAATGCTCTTGGCTCCAAGTGTTACATAATTGCAGGCACCGCATCCAAAAGCATCTCTAAACTTCTAGAGGATGGGAACGTCGGCATCCTCAGATGCAGCGGGCTGATCGTAAAACACACAAATCAAACTACGATGTCCGACTTGGTGGAAATGACCAATCTTATTGACA GTAAGAAGCACATCGCTGTCTTTGGAAGTGCAGAAGGAGAGTCGTCTGATGACAGCCTTGTCGATTTG GCCGTTGGACTTGGTGTCCGGTTTATCAAGTTGGGAGGTCTTTCTCGTGGCGAACGGGTGACTAAGTACAATCGCCTCTTTACTATAGAGGAAGAACTTGTCCAGAATGGAACACTGG gTTTCAAtgaagaacacacatttttctacTTGAATGAGGAAGCCGAAAAGGCTGCCATGGCTGGTGAGCTTCCTGAGCCCCCGGAGCCCATCTTCGCCACAGAAGTTGTGGAGGAATCAGCCAAAACATGA
- the ENO4 gene encoding enolase 4 isoform X3: MANCFSKLAKPPTICKVVGKNVLDGLGLPTLQVEIFCTIQNFPKNICSVVISTHFDVHENALPELAEAEELERSDAVSTAVRWVNETITEELQGLAPSNQAEVDQVLRTFFESKVQEDKERKELEKSLEDSTVPTPSPLTPPLPPPPPAKKKGQKQGRKDTLAEKPIIPPEPVEPILCGSMAIGAVSLAVAKTSAVLGSNPLYLNIALLKHHQEQPAKLTIPLLMVSLVSCGKSSPGKLNLMKEVIGIPHPGLTAKQGVDMLLEIQKHINQAIEMSPPPKPETRKSQNGGKRGQQQITGKMSHLGCLTINYDTIEQPLLLIQGICANLGLEMGTNLHLAINCAAHELMDYSKGKYEVMMGTYKNAAEMVDLYVELINKFPSIIALIDPFRKEDSEQWDSTYNALGSKCYIIAGTASKSISKLLEDGNVGILRCSGLIVKHTNQTTMSDLVEMTNLIDSKKHIAVFGSAEGESSDDSLVDLAVGLGVRFIKLGGLSRGERVTKYNRLFTIEEELVQNGTLGFNEEHTFFYLNEEAEKAAMAGELPEPPEPIFATEVVEESAKT; this comes from the exons ATG gCAAACTGCTTTTCTAAACTTGCAAAGCCTCCCACCATATGCAAAGTCGTGGGGAAAAATGTGCTGGATGGACTGGGGCTTCCAACACTACAAGTGGAAATATTCTGCACCATTCAAAATTTTCCCAAG AATATATGTTCTGTGGTGATCTCAACTCACTTCGACGTCCATGAGAATGCTTTACCCGAGCTAGCTGAAGCAGAGGAATTAGAAAGGTCAGATGCCGTCAGCACTGCGGTGCGGTGGGTCAACGAAACCATCACCGAGGAGCTTCAGGGCTTAGCTCCTTCCAACCAGGCTGAGGTGGATCAGGTGCTCAG GACATTCTTTGAAAGTAAAGTACAAGAagataaggagagaaaagaattggaaaagagCCTGGAAGACTCCACAGTGCCTACACCTTCACCTCTAACACCACCACTgcctcctccacctccagccaaaaaaaaaggacaaaagcaaG ggaggaAGGATACTCTTGCAGAAAAACCAATTATACCCCCAGAACCTGTTGAACCCATACTCTGTGGCAGCATGGCCATAGGAGCTGTGTCACTGGCTGTTGCCAAAACCAGTGCCGTGCTGGGCAGTAATCCTCTATACTTAAATATTGCACTGCTGAAGCACCACCAG GAGCAGCCGGCAAAGCTAACTATACCTCTCCTGATGGTATCTCTGGTCAGCTGTGGGAAGTCATCACCTGGCAAGCTGAATTTAATGAAAGAAGTGATTGGTATACCCCATCCTGGACTAACAGCTAAACAA GGTGTGGACATGCTTCTGGAAATTCAGAAACACATTAACCAAGCAATTGAAATG TCCCCTCCTCCAAAACCAGAGACAAGAAAAAGTCAAAATGGAGGCAAAAGAGGTCAA CAGCAGATCACCGGCAAGATGTCCCATCTTGGCTGTTTAACCATTAATTATGACACCATAGAGCAGCCACTGCTCCTAATACAAGGAATCTGTGCGAACCTGGGGCTAGAAATGGGAACGAATCTCCACCTAGCCATCAACTGTGCTGCACATGAACTGATGGACTAT AGTAAAGGAAAGTATGAAGTGATGATGGGAACCTACAAAAATGCAGCTGAGATGGTTGACCTGTATGTGGAGCTGATCAACAAGTTCCCTTCAATTATTGCCTTAATTGATCCTTTCAGGAAGGAG GACTCTGAACAGTGGGACAGCACCTACAATGCTCTTGGCTCCAAGTGTTACATAATTGCAGGCACCGCATCCAAAAGCATCTCTAAACTTCTAGAGGATGGGAACGTCGGCATCCTCAGATGCAGCGGGCTGATCGTAAAACACACAAATCAAACTACGATGTCCGACTTGGTGGAAATGACCAATCTTATTGACA GTAAGAAGCACATCGCTGTCTTTGGAAGTGCAGAAGGAGAGTCGTCTGATGACAGCCTTGTCGATTTG GCCGTTGGACTTGGTGTCCGGTTTATCAAGTTGGGAGGTCTTTCTCGTGGCGAACGGGTGACTAAGTACAATCGCCTCTTTACTATAGAGGAAGAACTTGTCCAGAATGGAACACTGG gTTTCAAtgaagaacacacatttttctacTTGAATGAGGAAGCCGAAAAGGCTGCCATGGCTGGTGAGCTTCCTGAGCCCCCGGAGCCCATCTTCGCCACAGAAGTTGTGGAGGAATCAGCCAAAACATGA
- the ENO4 gene encoding enolase 4 isoform X2 — translation MGEEGGGRSCGTTRELQKLKQQAMEYYRENDVPRRLEELLNSTFYLQPADVYGHLANCFSKLAKPPTICKVVGKNVLDGLGLPTLQVEIFCTIQNFPKNICSVVISTHFDVHENALPELAEAEELERSDAVSTAVRWVNETITEELQGLAPSNQAEVDQVLRTFFESKVQEDKERKELEKSLEDSTVPTPSPLTPPLPPPPPAKKKGQKQGRKDTLAEKPIIPPEPVEPILCGSMAIGAVSLAVAKTSAVLGSNPLYLNIALLKHHQEQPAKLTIPLLMVSLVSCGKSSPGKLNLMKEVIGIPHPGLTAKQGVDMLLEIQKHINQAIEMSPPPKPETRKSQNGGKRGQQITGKMSHLGCLTINYDTIEQPLLLIQGICANLGLEMGTNLHLAINCAAHELMDYSKGKYEVMMGTYKNAAEMVDLYVELINKFPSIIALIDPFRKEDSEQWDSTYNALGSKCYIIAGTASKSISKLLEDGNVGILRCSGLIVKHTNQTTMSDLVEMTNLIDSKKHIAVFGSAEGESSDDSLVDLAVGLGVRFIKLGGLSRGERVTKYNRLFTIEEELVQNGTLGFNEEHTFFYLNEEAEKAAMAGELPEPPEPIFATEVVEESAKT, via the exons ATGGGGGAAGAAGGCGGCGGCCGCAGCTGTGGGACCACTAGGGAGCTGCAGAAGCTGAAGCAGCAGGCGATGGAGTACTACCGGGAGAACGACGTTCCGCGCAGGCTGGAAGAGCTGCTCAACTCCACCTTCTACCTCCAGCCTGCCGATGTCTACGGGCACCTG gCAAACTGCTTTTCTAAACTTGCAAAGCCTCCCACCATATGCAAAGTCGTGGGGAAAAATGTGCTGGATGGACTGGGGCTTCCAACACTACAAGTGGAAATATTCTGCACCATTCAAAATTTTCCCAAG AATATATGTTCTGTGGTGATCTCAACTCACTTCGACGTCCATGAGAATGCTTTACCCGAGCTAGCTGAAGCAGAGGAATTAGAAAGGTCAGATGCCGTCAGCACTGCGGTGCGGTGGGTCAACGAAACCATCACCGAGGAGCTTCAGGGCTTAGCTCCTTCCAACCAGGCTGAGGTGGATCAGGTGCTCAG GACATTCTTTGAAAGTAAAGTACAAGAagataaggagagaaaagaattggaaaagagCCTGGAAGACTCCACAGTGCCTACACCTTCACCTCTAACACCACCACTgcctcctccacctccagccaaaaaaaaaggacaaaagcaaG ggaggaAGGATACTCTTGCAGAAAAACCAATTATACCCCCAGAACCTGTTGAACCCATACTCTGTGGCAGCATGGCCATAGGAGCTGTGTCACTGGCTGTTGCCAAAACCAGTGCCGTGCTGGGCAGTAATCCTCTATACTTAAATATTGCACTGCTGAAGCACCACCAG GAGCAGCCGGCAAAGCTAACTATACCTCTCCTGATGGTATCTCTGGTCAGCTGTGGGAAGTCATCACCTGGCAAGCTGAATTTAATGAAAGAAGTGATTGGTATACCCCATCCTGGACTAACAGCTAAACAA GGTGTGGACATGCTTCTGGAAATTCAGAAACACATTAACCAAGCAATTGAAATG TCCCCTCCTCCAAAACCAGAGACAAGAAAAAGTCAAAATGGAGGCAAAAGAGGTCAA CAGATCACCGGCAAGATGTCCCATCTTGGCTGTTTAACCATTAATTATGACACCATAGAGCAGCCACTGCTCCTAATACAAGGAATCTGTGCGAACCTGGGGCTAGAAATGGGAACGAATCTCCACCTAGCCATCAACTGTGCTGCACATGAACTGATGGACTAT AGTAAAGGAAAGTATGAAGTGATGATGGGAACCTACAAAAATGCAGCTGAGATGGTTGACCTGTATGTGGAGCTGATCAACAAGTTCCCTTCAATTATTGCCTTAATTGATCCTTTCAGGAAGGAG GACTCTGAACAGTGGGACAGCACCTACAATGCTCTTGGCTCCAAGTGTTACATAATTGCAGGCACCGCATCCAAAAGCATCTCTAAACTTCTAGAGGATGGGAACGTCGGCATCCTCAGATGCAGCGGGCTGATCGTAAAACACACAAATCAAACTACGATGTCCGACTTGGTGGAAATGACCAATCTTATTGACA GTAAGAAGCACATCGCTGTCTTTGGAAGTGCAGAAGGAGAGTCGTCTGATGACAGCCTTGTCGATTTG GCCGTTGGACTTGGTGTCCGGTTTATCAAGTTGGGAGGTCTTTCTCGTGGCGAACGGGTGACTAAGTACAATCGCCTCTTTACTATAGAGGAAGAACTTGTCCAGAATGGAACACTGG gTTTCAAtgaagaacacacatttttctacTTGAATGAGGAAGCCGAAAAGGCTGCCATGGCTGGTGAGCTTCCTGAGCCCCCGGAGCCCATCTTCGCCACAGAAGTTGTGGAGGAATCAGCCAAAACATGA